The Prevotella sp. oral taxon 299 str. F0039 genome has a segment encoding these proteins:
- a CDS encoding DMT family transporter yields MKFTGELISLGVAFLWTLASIACEIAGKQFGAVILNVWRMLLTFFALILFLWWAMDNPFPIYASTNTIIWLMLSGVVGYFFGDWCLLKGYLIIGARYGQLIMTLAPLFAAFFAFTFLHQTLTWQNLLAMLITLSGIAIALLGKGESNKISLQLPLKGILFMLGSALGQGLGLVLSKKGLDLYINDMPQHLLSEVNIYIPFSANLIRCFAGLLCFGSWLIIRKEMGIFANSIKDSKGMSMTIVAVICGPLIGVGFSLMAVQYTAAGIASTIMSLTPILILIPAKFVFKQTIGLKSIIGAIVSFLGLLLFFL; encoded by the coding sequence ATGAAATTTACAGGTGAACTTATATCGCTGGGAGTTGCGTTTTTATGGACCCTAGCATCTATTGCTTGCGAGATAGCAGGAAAGCAATTTGGAGCTGTTATCCTCAATGTTTGGAGAATGTTATTAACTTTCTTTGCCCTCATTCTTTTCCTTTGGTGGGCAATGGACAATCCTTTTCCTATCTATGCCAGCACCAACACCATTATATGGTTGATGCTTTCGGGTGTTGTGGGCTATTTCTTTGGCGACTGGTGTTTATTAAAAGGATATCTAATTATTGGTGCAAGATATGGTCAATTGATTATGACTCTCGCCCCACTCTTCGCTGCTTTCTTTGCTTTTACGTTCCTTCATCAAACCCTTACATGGCAAAATCTGTTAGCAATGCTCATAACTCTTTCGGGAATTGCTATTGCACTTTTAGGTAAAGGCGAATCAAACAAAATATCTTTGCAATTGCCTTTAAAGGGAATTCTATTCATGCTGGGTTCTGCTTTGGGGCAAGGTTTGGGCTTAGTGCTAAGCAAAAAGGGACTAGATTTATACATTAACGACATGCCTCAACACCTTTTATCAGAGGTAAACATATATATACCATTCAGTGCTAACCTTATTCGATGCTTTGCAGGCTTACTTTGCTTTGGTTCTTGGCTCATTATTAGAAAAGAAATGGGTATTTTTGCCAACTCGATTAAAGATTCTAAAGGCATGAGTATGACTATCGTTGCGGTGATTTGTGGACCTCTTATTGGTGTTGGTTTCTCGCTTATGGCTGTGCAATATACCGCTGCTGGCATTGCAAGTACCATCATGTCGCTCACTCCTATTTTGATATTAATACCCGCTAAATTTGTATTTAAACAAACAATCGGGCTCAAAAGCATCATAGGTGCAATCGTCTCATTCTTAGGCCTCTTGCTATTCTTCTTGTAA
- the queF gene encoding preQ(1) synthase encodes MSEEREKEGLKHLGNNTKYSMDYAPEVLETFVNKHPQNDYWVQFNCPEFTSFCPITGQPDFAEIRIAYLPNEKMVESKSLKLYLFSFRNHGDFHEDCINIIMKDLISLMNPKYIEVIGYFTPRGGISIYPFANYGMPNTKYEKMAEQRFIQHSIAK; translated from the coding sequence ATGTCTGAAGAAAGAGAAAAAGAGGGTTTAAAACATTTAGGAAACAACACCAAATACAGCATGGATTATGCCCCAGAAGTGTTAGAAACATTTGTAAATAAACATCCTCAAAACGATTATTGGGTGCAGTTTAACTGTCCAGAGTTTACCTCTTTTTGTCCAATTACAGGTCAACCCGATTTTGCCGAAATAAGAATAGCCTATCTTCCAAATGAGAAAATGGTGGAGAGTAAGAGCTTAAAGCTTTATCTTTTCAGCTTTAGAAACCATGGAGACTTTCATGAAGACTGTATAAATATCATCATGAAAGACCTTATTTCGTTGATGAATCCAAAGTATATAGAGGTTATTGGCTACTTTACTCCACGTGGAGGAATAAGCATTTATCCTTTTGCTAACTATGGAATGCCCAACACTAAGTATGAAAAAATGGCAGAACAGCGATTCATTCAACATTCCATTGCGAAATAA
- a CDS encoding TlpA disulfide reductase family protein — MKKLILCSILAASIFPGFAQVKKAVKAPVTLIKGTCPEDVKKVYLLDMQKNQRVVDSVDAVKGNFVVKYKPEHKDLFFGIGKDENFVIFIMDGKPLEINLNKNTLKGSALNEKLSKYNLAIDSINEPGKQIYTDYQKVVSDNSLSDAEKTTRVNELKKKFMDLHNTSVQYYKKVINENKDNILPALYINYITDAVTESELNELLKPTQVYANHPMLTGLKQQLAAEDAKQKIIGQPFIDLTLNDVNGVSHKLSEYCGKGNYVLIDFWASWCGPCRGEMPNVKANFEKYKDKGFNIVAISFDSRADAWKDAIAEMKMNWVNLSDLKAWHSEAGKIYNINAIPSNLLVDPQGKIIARDLREKALGNKLEELYGS; from the coding sequence ATGAAGAAACTGATATTATGTAGCATTCTTGCAGCAAGCATTTTCCCTGGCTTTGCACAAGTTAAAAAGGCAGTAAAAGCACCTGTTACGCTTATAAAAGGAACCTGCCCAGAAGATGTTAAGAAGGTTTATCTATTAGACATGCAAAAGAATCAACGAGTAGTTGACAGCGTTGATGCAGTGAAAGGCAACTTTGTTGTAAAATATAAGCCTGAACACAAAGACCTATTCTTTGGCATTGGAAAAGATGAGAACTTTGTTATTTTCATCATGGATGGTAAACCTTTGGAGATAAATCTTAATAAAAACACACTTAAAGGTTCTGCTCTTAATGAGAAACTCAGCAAATATAATTTAGCAATCGATTCTATTAACGAGCCAGGAAAGCAAATTTATACAGATTATCAAAAGGTGGTTAGTGACAATTCACTTAGTGATGCAGAAAAAACAACACGTGTAAACGAGTTAAAGAAGAAGTTTATGGATCTTCATAACACCTCGGTTCAATATTATAAAAAAGTAATCAACGAGAATAAAGACAATATTCTTCCTGCATTATATATAAACTATATAACCGATGCTGTTACTGAATCTGAGCTTAATGAATTGCTTAAACCAACTCAAGTATATGCAAATCATCCTATGCTTACAGGCTTAAAGCAACAATTAGCTGCCGAAGATGCTAAACAAAAGATCATAGGACAACCATTTATAGATTTAACTTTAAACGATGTAAATGGAGTTTCCCACAAATTAAGCGAATATTGCGGTAAAGGAAACTATGTTCTTATCGACTTTTGGGCAAGCTGGTGCGGACCATGTAGAGGTGAAATGCCTAATGTAAAAGCTAACTTCGAAAAATATAAAGATAAAGGATTCAACATTGTAGCAATTTCATTCGATAGCAGAGCAGATGCTTGGAAGGATGCAATTGCAGAAATGAAGATGAATTGGGTGAACCTTTCAGACCTTAAAGCATGGCATAGTGAGGCAGGAAAGATTTATAACATCAATGCAATTCCATCTAATTTACTTGTTGATCCACAAGGAAAAATTATTGCAAGAGACCTTCGTGAGAAAGCACTTGGCAATAAATTAGAAGAGCTATACGGCTCTTAA
- a CDS encoding MFS transporter, with product MKENKNYILPLAILGLMFFSGGFAASVNGILIPILNQSLEVSSAGAYALIAAMFIPFVVFGYPAGQLIKAIGYKKTIAFSYAIYAVSFLIFVVSAKQESYLLFLAASFLGGIANTFLQAAINPYITILGPIESAAKRISIIGMINKLAWPVSPLFIAAVLGSTLDIKVTQLDVPFYILSGLFLLLGLIALISPLPEIKAIGEDDSNEEESQEVAQYANSKTSILQFPHLVLGSIAIFFYVGAETIALGSAIDYAKTLGLAGAENYSWITPIAMSIGYIAGILFIPKVLRQNTALKICVIIALIGTVCVATLPAQLSIYSIGIVALGCSLMWPALWPLAMKDLGKFTKTGSSLLTMGLFGGAILTVLFGWFKDLFGAQNAYWLCLPCFVYIAFYAFKGYKLR from the coding sequence ATGAAAGAAAATAAAAATTACATCCTACCCCTTGCCATTTTGGGATTGATGTTCTTCTCAGGAGGCTTCGCAGCAAGTGTAAACGGAATCTTAATTCCTATCCTAAACCAATCGTTAGAAGTATCTTCTGCAGGAGCATACGCCCTCATTGCGGCTATGTTTATACCTTTTGTGGTGTTTGGTTACCCTGCTGGTCAGCTTATAAAGGCCATCGGTTACAAGAAAACAATAGCCTTTTCTTATGCTATTTACGCTGTTAGTTTCCTCATCTTTGTAGTATCAGCAAAGCAAGAAAGCTATCTTCTTTTCCTTGCAGCATCATTCTTAGGCGGTATTGCTAATACCTTTTTGCAAGCAGCAATCAACCCTTATATCACCATATTAGGCCCTATTGAGAGTGCAGCAAAGCGCATAAGTATCATCGGAATGATTAATAAATTGGCGTGGCCAGTATCTCCTTTGTTCATTGCAGCAGTGCTTGGAAGTACTCTCGACATCAAAGTTACACAGCTAGACGTTCCTTTCTATATTCTAAGCGGATTGTTCTTGCTTCTTGGTTTGATTGCTCTTATTTCTCCATTACCCGAAATTAAGGCTATAGGTGAAGACGATTCAAACGAAGAAGAATCACAAGAAGTGGCACAATATGCTAACAGCAAGACTTCAATTTTACAGTTCCCACACCTTGTATTAGGTAGTATTGCTATCTTCTTCTACGTTGGTGCTGAGACTATTGCATTGGGTTCTGCTATCGACTACGCTAAAACTTTAGGACTTGCAGGAGCTGAAAACTATTCATGGATTACCCCAATTGCCATGAGTATTGGTTATATTGCTGGTATATTATTCATTCCTAAGGTTCTAAGACAAAACACTGCGCTTAAGATTTGCGTTATCATCGCTCTTATAGGAACAGTTTGTGTGGCTACACTTCCTGCACAATTAAGTATTTATAGCATTGGTATTGTGGCTTTAGGTTGTTCGCTAATGTGGCCTGCTTTGTGGCCTTTGGCAATGAAAGATCTTGGAAAATTCACCAAAACAGGTTCTTCTCTTCTAACAATGGGCTTGTTCGGAGGTGCTATTCTAACTGTTCTTTTCGGTTGGTTTAAAGACCTTTTCGGGGCACAAAACGCTTATTGGCTTTGTCTTCCTTGCTTCGTTTATATTGCTTTCTATGCATTTAAGGGTTACAAGTTAAGATAA
- a CDS encoding queuosine precursor transporter, whose protein sequence is MKENTKNVSVLFMLFSILFCVCLITANVLETKQISVGKISLTGGLIVFPISYIINDCVCEVWGYAKARLLIWLGFAMNFLFVLLGAICDVIPGAPYWTNEEGFHQIFGLAPRIAAASFLAFLCGSFVNAYVMSRMKLQSQGKNFSLRAIVSTILGEGVDSIIFFPLALYGVVPNDALPVLMLWQVILKTLYEVLVLPLTISIVKKVKQYEQEDVYDEAIDYRVWKIFKL, encoded by the coding sequence ATGAAAGAAAATACTAAAAATGTGAGTGTACTGTTTATGCTTTTCAGTATACTCTTTTGCGTTTGTTTGATAACGGCAAACGTGTTAGAAACAAAGCAAATATCAGTTGGTAAGATTAGTTTAACAGGTGGTTTGATTGTATTTCCAATCTCTTACATTATCAATGACTGCGTATGCGAAGTGTGGGGATATGCAAAAGCTCGCTTATTGATATGGCTTGGCTTTGCAATGAATTTCCTTTTTGTGCTTTTGGGTGCCATTTGTGATGTTATTCCTGGTGCTCCTTATTGGACAAATGAAGAAGGTTTTCATCAAATCTTTGGTTTAGCACCTCGTATTGCAGCAGCTTCTTTCTTAGCATTTCTATGCGGTTCTTTTGTTAATGCTTATGTGATGAGCCGAATGAAGCTACAATCTCAAGGTAAAAACTTTTCTTTAAGAGCAATCGTTAGTACTATATTAGGCGAAGGAGTAGATTCTATAATCTTCTTTCCACTTGCTCTTTATGGTGTAGTTCCAAACGATGCACTACCTGTTTTGATGCTTTGGCAAGTTATTTTAAAGACACTTTACGAAGTTCTTGTGTTGCCATTAACCATTTCTATTGTGAAGAAAGTGAAGCAATATGAGCAAGAAGATGTTTATGATGAAGCGATAGATTATCGTGTTTGGAAGATTTTTAAGTTATAA